A window from candidate division KSB1 bacterium encodes these proteins:
- a CDS encoding cupin domain-containing protein: MKSAEYWIEKLQLQSHPEGGYFRESYRATESIQAVHLPNRFNGDRSFSTAIYYLLKGEQFSAFHRLKSDELWHFYSGSSLTIYLLNQEGVLVELQLGDDFDAGESFQLVVPANTWLAARCGRKDSYSLVGSTVAPGFDFIDLDFANRQDLIKEYPENTAIISQLTQPKPRK; encoded by the coding sequence GTGAAATCCGCTGAGTACTGGATCGAGAAATTGCAATTGCAGTCCCATCCTGAAGGCGGGTACTTTCGCGAATCCTATCGAGCGACAGAATCGATTCAGGCTGTTCATCTACCTAATCGTTTCAACGGCGATCGCTCCTTTTCAACCGCTATTTATTATTTATTAAAAGGCGAACAATTCTCTGCATTCCACCGTCTAAAATCTGACGAATTGTGGCATTTCTATTCTGGTTCTTCCTTGACAATTTATTTGCTCAATCAAGAAGGCGTTTTAGTAGAATTGCAATTGGGAGATGATTTTGATGCTGGTGAGTCCTTTCAACTGGTGGTTCCAGCAAATACCTGGCTTGCCGCTCGTTGCGGTAGAAAGGACAGTTATTCATTGGTCGGCTCTACCGTTGCTCCCGGTTTTGATTTTATAGATCTGGATTTCGCAAACCGGCAGGATCTGATCAAGGAATATCCTGAAAATACAGCGATTATCAGCCAGCTCACTCAACCTAAGCCGAGAAAGTAG
- a CDS encoding SpoIIE family protein phosphatase: protein MHFSRPEKNEYAYKLDNYDSDWRYVGTKHTANYTNLDPGEYIFHVKAANSDGIWNEEGTSINIIINPPFWKTWWAYAIYFVLLISAIVSAGRYQNHRVIQKEKTKAILAENQRRAKELEEARTLQLSMLPKTVPSLPNLEIAVYMNPATEVGGDYYDFHVSNDGTLTVAVGDATGHGLNAGMMVTATKSLFESLAPDAEVLGFMNQSNRVLKNMNLRTLNMAMTMLKIKGSKIAICGAGMPPLLIHRAAENKMEEILLKGMPLGCVEEFPYKEQVLSISAGDTLLLMSDGFPERFNSHGDYMGYDEAYAAFEKVATKSPKEIIDYLVKTGDEWANGRPQDDDVTFVVMRVKT, encoded by the coding sequence TTGCATTTCAGTCGCCCAGAAAAGAATGAATACGCCTACAAACTGGACAATTATGATTCAGACTGGCGCTATGTTGGAACCAAACACACGGCAAATTATACAAATCTGGATCCTGGAGAGTACATTTTTCATGTTAAAGCTGCCAACAGTGATGGGATATGGAATGAGGAAGGGACTTCAATCAATATTATAATCAATCCACCATTCTGGAAAACCTGGTGGGCTTATGCTATTTATTTTGTCCTTTTGATATCAGCGATTGTTTCTGCAGGTAGGTACCAAAATCATAGAGTGATTCAGAAAGAAAAGACCAAAGCGATTTTGGCAGAAAACCAACGGCGAGCCAAAGAACTTGAAGAAGCGCGAACCTTGCAACTTTCCATGCTGCCCAAAACCGTTCCATCCCTTCCCAATCTGGAAATTGCAGTATATATGAATCCTGCCACCGAAGTGGGTGGCGACTATTACGATTTTCATGTTTCTAATGATGGCACACTCACAGTCGCTGTCGGCGATGCCACCGGCCATGGCTTGAATGCCGGTATGATGGTGACAGCTACTAAAAGCTTATTTGAATCGCTGGCGCCGGATGCAGAAGTCTTAGGCTTTATGAACCAGTCCAATCGAGTTTTGAAAAACATGAACCTTCGCACACTTAATATGGCTATGACCATGCTGAAAATTAAGGGTTCAAAAATTGCGATTTGTGGCGCTGGTATGCCGCCATTGTTAATTCACAGGGCGGCTGAAAATAAGATGGAAGAGATCCTGTTGAAGGGCATGCCCCTGGGTTGTGTGGAGGAATTTCCATACAAAGAGCAAGTGTTATCAATTTCTGCCGGTGATACTTTATTGCTTATGAGTGATGGTTTTCCGGAACGTTTCAACAGTCACGGGGATTATATGGGTTATGATGAAGCCTATGCAGCATTTGAGAAAGTAGCGACAAAAAGTCCCAAGGAGATCATCGACTATCTTGTGAAAACCGGAGATGAATGGGCCAATGGAAGACCCCAGGACGACGATGTGACGTTTGTGGTGATGAGGGTGAAGACGTGA
- a CDS encoding M48 family metallopeptidase has product MNIYAIIILATILFGFVLDVIAEVLNLKALEEELPTEFEGVYDSEKYAKSQEYTKVNTKFGFITGTFGLLLTLVFWFAGGFNYLDQIVRGWNLSSIWTGLLYIGILIAVKTLLSLPFGIYSTFVIEERFGFNKTTPKTFILDMVKALLLGIIIGVPLLAGIMAFFQYAGNLAWLYCWIATTIFTLIIQFIAPTWIMPLFNKFTPLEEGDLRNAIMAYAEKVKFSLQNVFVMDGSKRSSKSNAFFTGFGKRKRIALFDTLIEKHTNQELVSVLAHEIGHYKKKHILKGMIISMLHTGVMFYLLSIFMRHQGLFAAFYMEEMSIYAGLIFFGMLFSPVEMILSIFMQIFSRKNEYEADRFASETTEDPASMISALKKLSVDNLSNLTPHPFYVFLNYSHPPVLQRIEVIKKT; this is encoded by the coding sequence ATGAATATTTATGCAATCATCATTTTAGCAACCATATTGTTTGGCTTCGTTTTAGATGTCATCGCTGAAGTCCTCAATTTAAAGGCATTGGAAGAAGAACTCCCAACTGAATTTGAGGGAGTGTATGATTCGGAGAAATACGCCAAATCACAGGAATATACCAAAGTCAATACAAAATTCGGATTTATTACGGGTACATTTGGATTACTGCTCACATTGGTATTTTGGTTTGCAGGAGGTTTCAATTACTTGGACCAAATTGTCAGGGGTTGGAATTTAAGCTCAATCTGGACGGGTTTATTGTATATTGGCATTTTGATTGCTGTGAAAACATTACTATCACTGCCATTTGGCATCTACTCAACTTTCGTAATCGAGGAACGGTTTGGTTTTAACAAAACCACACCCAAGACATTTATCCTGGATATGGTCAAAGCGTTATTACTTGGCATCATTATTGGCGTCCCACTGCTAGCCGGGATTATGGCTTTCTTTCAGTATGCCGGCAACCTCGCCTGGCTATATTGCTGGATTGCTACCACCATATTTACTTTAATTATCCAATTCATTGCGCCAACCTGGATTATGCCGCTGTTTAACAAATTCACACCTCTTGAGGAGGGTGATCTGCGCAATGCAATTATGGCTTATGCGGAAAAGGTTAAATTTTCATTACAAAATGTTTTTGTGATGGATGGTTCGAAACGGTCGTCAAAATCAAATGCATTTTTCACGGGATTTGGGAAACGTAAACGAATCGCTCTGTTTGATACCCTCATCGAAAAACATACGAACCAGGAATTGGTATCTGTTCTCGCTCATGAAATTGGTCATTATAAGAAGAAGCATATCCTGAAAGGAATGATCATCAGCATGTTACATACGGGTGTGATGTTTTACCTCCTTTCTATTTTCATGCGTCATCAAGGTCTTTTCGCAGCATTTTATATGGAGGAAATGTCAATCTATGCAGGGTTGATTTTCTTTGGTATGTTGTTTTCGCCAGTGGAGATGATTCTATCCATATTTATGCAGATCTTTTCACGAAAAAATGAATACGAAGCGGATCGATTCGCGTCCGAGACAACAGAAGATCCTGCTTCGATGATCTCTGCATTAAAAAAACTCTCGGTTGATAATTTGAGTAATTTAACACCACATCCGTTTTATGTATTTTTGAATTATTCACATCCACCGGTATTGCAACGGATTGAGGTGATTAAGAAAACTTGA
- the solA gene encoding N-methyl-L-tryptophan oxidase: MPKKYFDVAVIGCGGMGSGALYHLAKRGIKVCGIEQFGIAHNLGSSHGETRIIRKAYFEHPDYMPLLNRSYELWDDLAQETGKKLMVQNGLIVGGKPDSETIVNLEKCYQKYSEPHECWTVAETRKRFPQFRIPEDSTVFYDPFGGFLFVETCVQVHLEAAQKLGAELFTSEKVLEWRRDRDGFCIQTTNGEIFADRLVLSMGAWSKNYLAQLGIQIDIWRKEVYWFRSHNLACFKPDQFPVYFFETSYGTFYGFPAINEKGLKIAEHSKSNIIETADEVNRNLESLDEEELLRFLSEYIPNAGQERTDYSVCMYSKTSDDDFILDNHPQDSNIVLAAGFSGHGFKFTPIVGEIMADLTLNGTTEHPIDFLRLSRFHKDQVEV; this comes from the coding sequence ATGCCTAAAAAATATTTCGACGTCGCAGTAATCGGATGTGGGGGAATGGGAAGTGGCGCTCTGTACCATTTGGCGAAGAGAGGGATCAAAGTCTGTGGCATAGAACAGTTCGGGATTGCTCACAACTTAGGCAGCTCCCATGGCGAAACCCGCATCATTCGCAAGGCTTATTTTGAGCATCCGGATTATATGCCGCTTTTGAATCGGTCTTATGAGCTTTGGGACGATTTAGCGCAAGAAACGGGCAAAAAACTCATGGTACAGAATGGCTTAATCGTAGGAGGCAAGCCGGATTCTGAAACCATAGTGAATCTTGAAAAATGTTATCAAAAATATTCTGAGCCCCATGAATGCTGGACAGTTGCTGAAACGAGAAAACGGTTTCCGCAATTTAGGATTCCGGAAGATTCGACTGTTTTTTACGATCCATTTGGAGGATTTTTATTTGTTGAAACATGTGTGCAAGTGCATTTAGAAGCAGCTCAAAAATTGGGCGCTGAACTTTTCACGAGTGAAAAAGTGTTAGAATGGAGGCGGGATAGAGATGGCTTCTGTATACAAACAACCAATGGGGAAATTTTCGCGGACCGACTTGTTTTAAGTATGGGTGCCTGGTCAAAGAATTATTTAGCTCAATTAGGAATTCAGATCGATATTTGGCGAAAGGAAGTGTATTGGTTCAGAAGTCACAATCTGGCATGTTTTAAACCTGATCAGTTTCCGGTATACTTTTTCGAAACAAGTTATGGCACTTTCTATGGCTTTCCGGCAATCAATGAAAAAGGTCTCAAAATAGCGGAACATTCAAAATCCAATATTATCGAAACGGCTGATGAAGTCAATCGCAATTTGGAGTCATTGGATGAAGAGGAACTCTTACGATTTCTTTCCGAATATATTCCCAATGCCGGACAAGAACGCACCGATTATTCTGTTTGCATGTATAGCAAAACATCAGATGATGATTTTATATTAGATAATCATCCGCAAGATTCTAATATCGTTTTAGCTGCTGGATTTTCTGGACATGGTTTTAAGTTTACACCCATTGTTGGTGAGATCATGGCTGATCTTACCTTAAACGGAACGACTGAACATCCCATAGATTTTTTAAGATTGTCGAGATTCCATAAGGACCAGGTAGAGGTATAG